GCGAGAGGATCGTCCTCTGCGCCGGAGGCATCAGTCGGCGGCTGCGCGTGCCGGGCTCCGAGCTCGTGGCCACCCACAGCGATGCGTGGAGCCTGACGGACGTCCCTCCTTCGATGATCGTGGTGGGAGGCGGCATGACGGGACTCCAGGTCGCTTCGATCTTTCACGCCTTCGGATCCAGGGTTCAGCTCTTCCAATCGGGCGCGCGCATCCTCCCGGCCGAGGACGAGGAGGTGTCGGCGGTCGTCGCACACGCCCTGCGCGCGTCGGGAATGGTGGTACACGAGGGATTCGGAAGGATCGAGTCCTTCCAGGCGACGCCGCAGGGGGTTCGGATGACGTATGCGAAGGACGGCGCGAGCGATCACACGGAAGCGGCCCTGGCGGTCTCGACCGTCGGGTGGCTTGCGGACACGGCCGGGCTCGACCTGGCGCGAGGCGGGATCGAGATCGACGAGAGAGGGTTCGTACGAGTGGACGAATACATGCGAACCTCCGCTTCCCACGTGTTCGCGGCTGGAGACATCACCGGACGCTTCATGCTCGCACCGACCGCGATGCACGAGGGGTATGTCGCGGCGACGAATGCGCTGCGGGGTGCGTCGACGCGGGTTCGGGATCAGGTGGTTCCGATCGGCAGCTTCACCGACCCGGAGTACGCGCGCGTGGGCCTCACCGAGGCCGCGGCGCGCGCGTCACACGACGTCGTGGTCGCGCGCGTCCGGTTCGACGAGACGACCCGAACGATCATCGACGGTCAGACGACGGGCTTCTGCAAACTGATCGCGGACCGCGAGACGCACACGATCCTCGGCTGCAACGTCGTGGGCGAACGCGCGGTGGACATCGTCCAGGCCGTGGCGGTCGCCATGGCCGGGAACCTCCGTGTGGAGGACCTTGCCCGCATCCCCATGTCGTATCCGACGTATGTCGGCATCCTGGGTCGTGCCGCCTATCGTGCGGCAACGGAGATGGGCGTCGATCTGGGGAC
The Candidatus Eisenbacteria bacterium genome window above contains:
- a CDS encoding NAD(P)/FAD-dependent oxidoreductase, with the translated sequence MVIGAGPAGVVAAARAAELGARTTLITRDRFGGMAANDGPVPVRTLAQAARLIREARQLARYGIAVGEPSLDYGKLLARTREVVQTVRDRSSLREQIDRLGVILHEDAGTVRFTDSHTVESEGGLRLSGERIVLCAGGISRRLRVPGSELVATHSDAWSLTDVPPSMIVVGGGMTGLQVASIFHAFGSRVQLFQSGARILPAEDEEVSAVVAHALRASGMVVHEGFGRIESFQATPQGVRMTYAKDGASDHTEAALAVSTVGWLADTAGLDLARGGIEIDERGFVRVDEYMRTSASHVFAAGDITGRFMLAPTAMHEGYVAATNALRGASTRVRDQVVPIGSFTDPEYARVGLTEAAARASHDVVVARVRFDETTRTIIDGQTTGFCKLIADRETHTILGCNVVGERAVDIVQAVAVAMAGNLRVEDLARIPMSYPTYVGILGRAAYRAATEMGVDLGTEGSG